In Fragaria vesca subsp. vesca linkage group LG1, FraVesHawaii_1.0, whole genome shotgun sequence, the sequence ACATGTTCAACTCCACCTCTTCAAAAACCGGCAATCTCTTGTGTTTCCTTGTGTCACCGAAGTACTCCTTGTGCAGCTTTCTGAACTCCTTCTCGTCTTTCTTCGACATAATGTGATCCTTCGACGGAGACCATCTCAAAGCTAGAGTAGTAGTTGACTTCGACTGCGCATTCGAAGAAGACGGTATGGTTGGTGAAAGTTGCGATCGTGCCACAAACTTGGTATCGTTGATGTCCTTGGTTTTCCTCCTGCTATGTTTCCCCCTTGGCATATCTATTAGAGATTGCTTGCTGCTTAACGTTGTTATGATTTGTCCTTGGCTTCTTCGTGCTTTTGTGTACGTTTGTAATGCGGTTTTCTTATGATGTTTGGTCGTGTGTCTATATATAGAAGAAGAGGGGCATGGATTATCCTATTTAAAATTGGTTTTGAATTTGGTAGTGAACATTATTTATTTGGAAAGTAAATTATATTCTCACTTTGAAAGGGATTACGGATTCTGTAACCAAAAAAAAAGAAAAAAAAAGAAAGGGATTACGGATTGATCTTCATTCAATCACAAACTTAAAATTCAATCAATTCAATCAAGTTTTTCTTTTCTTTTTAGGGTTTTAAATTATTTAATTTATACCCGTTAAAAACCTAACCCGACCCGGCCCACTTTCATTCTCTGTAAACACACAAGTACTCAACTCACTACTCCCTCGGTCTCAATCACTCTCTTCTCAGACTCTGAAATTCCCAAAACCCTTTTGGCGAGTGGAGCTCACGAATCGCCTTGAATTCGAGGTATGCCTACCCAACAATCCCCAATTCCCTGAACCCTAAATCACACATCTGTTATACTTCTTTGTAAAGTTCAAGTCTTTAGGGTTCTTTGAGTAGATAATTGGGTTTAAGCTTTTGGGTGTCTGAGGTTTTACCGTTTTAGTCATATGAATCTTGCTTCATGTTGGGTTGGTTTAGTAGTACCTTATTCTTTTGGTGATTATTGTCAATTTGTGTTATTAGGGTACAAAGAGGCCTCTGTTTGAATTTGAATTGCTTGGTTGGTCTAAATTGTGCAAAATTGATGTTAAGGGTCAAGGTATGAATCCCAGATAATGTTTATGTGGGACTGTGGGAGTGGATTTCGGTTTAGTTTCTTTATAGGTGTGATTATAAGATTGTTCTCGGTTGCTCATGTGATTTTGATGTTAAAAACAAGTCGAGCGATTTTGGCAGTAAAACTAGAATTTGTGCGAATCAGTATGTTGTGAGTTGAAATCATGAGAAGGATGCATCTTTTAAAGCGGAATTACACAAAACTGCTCATCATCAAAGTTATAATGTTTCTACACTAGCATTACTGAACTCAGCACTACATCAGACTTATGAATGAATACAGTTAATGGGTTCTCATCATTGCATCCCCTGCAATTTTAAAGTTCTGTTGATATTTGCGTGCTCCCTTCTTTCCAGGCGTAACCTGATTTTCTTGACTTCTATTATGTAGGCAATTTAATATGTAAATATTCCACAATGACCTGTTGAATTTATGAAGTAAGGTGTATTCTAATAATGAAGTGATGACTAAATGACTATGCAGGTCCATTGTGTCTCTGTATCTGTTAAAGACTGCTGAAGAAGAGATTGACATTGCATTGTGATGGTGGATGCGTGGTGGTCCCTGTTAGCGGCTATCCCTGCAGTGGTTGCAGGACAAGCATATCGGGTCAAGAAAAGGCGCACTGAAGAACAGAGATTAAAGAGTGCTAGGGGAAGGGAGAAGAGTTCTGATGAGATTTTTGTCTGTGAGAGGGTATGCACATCAAAGAGAATGCTCAAAAAGGTAGGTGCATTCTCAAAGGACCCTATTCCTGATACGTGTGTTACTGTTTGTGGTGTCTCTGAGCTTGATGCATGCGCTGATGCATGTGCACGCACTGTTTGCGTGAACCAACACCAAGTGCCCAATTGGAATGACATCTGCCTTCGGAGATGCCAGAGTGAATGTCTAAAACTCTCGACCTCCAGTTCTTCGTAGGACATCCTATTTTGATTTGAAGGAGAGGTGTGTATAACATGTTGAATTATCATAGTGTCAGCTAATCCCATTTCGGATATGTAAGATCTGATTGGTTATCAATATTAAACTTCCGAGCGTGAACTAGATATTTGATCCTGGAATTTACTTTAAGGCTTCTTTGTTGCACAAACTTGGTTGGTTTTGCTTAGAGATTAGTCTTTTTGGTGAAAGGACCCCTTTCTGTCTATTTTGATAAAAATGAAAAGATGAAAAGAACTGTCCTTTTCTGCTTTTTATTCATCCATCTGGAGCTTTCCATCATTTATCATCATTTGCTTATTGATTAAGTAGCAAAACCATCCATTTCCAAGAGAATTTGCGATGTTACAATGAAAAGGCTCTCAAAGCCGAAGCTTTACCCTTCACAAATACAGCACATAAATGATTAAAGCTCTGCGCTAGTCTCATCATTGGTAACAACTTCCTTTACCTTCTCTGCTGTCTTGTGCACAGCATCAGCGGCTGTTTTAGCTGATTCCTCTACTGTATGTTTGCTTGTTTCGAAACTCTTCTGAGCTGCGTCTTTCATCTTCTCTCCCACGCCTTCCTCAGTTTCGTCCTTTTTATCATCCCCCCTGAAACTGATTCAACAATTTAGAAGCTTGGCTTTGAAAAATCATCATAACTCAGCAAAACCAAAATACAGAATCCTTACTTTCGAAACCTACTTTCGAAAGAAGGACAAACTTTGTTAAATGTTCTCAATGTTCCCAGATTATTATCCCACACACTATAAGGAGTACAAGATAACAAATCGATATGTTGGGACACCATTGTCACACAATTTTGCGATATCGGTTTATGATACTGAAACACTATACTTACTCTATAGATGGAGGCATAAACTGCATTTGCATATCTGCTATGGTGGTTTTCATCTTATCCCAGGCAGCTTGATGAGACTTTTGCAGCATAGAGACCGTGTCTTGCAGCACAGACAGTGTCCTTGTAAAATAGGTTTGCTCTTCCTCATTCTGTTCTTCTCCGATTGTTCTCGGAATCTGAAGTGAAACGATGATGAACCAGAAGAGGAGAAGTGCAGTTCTCCTGCTAAATTTGTCCATGCCACTAAAATTGGAGGTTTAAAATAGGAGCTCAAATGGGACATATCAATATCAAATATCAGGGTGTTGTCTGAAATTTGAACACTTTGTAGGCTTGTAGCTAGTTACATATGTAAGGTAACGTGTAGTGTGCTTCTTGTATCTAGGATTCAGAATTTGAATCTGTCAATCATGGCTGAGATTAAATGGAAATGTAGGCATAGCAGTTTATGGCTTGCAATTTATATTTGACCAAGTGCAGTAACTAATCATGTGGATCTCTGGCATGTTAATCTGATCTCAGTCGCACACTTCTGGCTAAATCCCCTTTTTGCATATTAGAAATCTTTTCCCGACAAAATTGTCGTCAGGAGTTTGTCTTTTACAGACAGTCGGGACCTTTTTGGTAAATCTTTTTAAAAATGATTCTCAAAAATAATTTTAAAAATCAAAATGAGAAAATGAAATCGTAATTTTTAATTTTGAAAATGTATTTGGTAGTTTCTTGCAAAAAGTATTTTCTATATTTTCTAAACTAGGAGAATGAATAAGTGAAATACGTCAAATTGATTTGTAAAAGTAGAAAACATTTTCATTTTTTATATTCTACATTTTGAGAATGTTTCACATAGCATATTTTCAATTACAAAATGAAAATACAAGCATGAAAACGTTACCGGACGCCACCTTACTTTTTCCCACAAATTTTTGTATATGATTTTTGTTGACAATTCAATCTTTAGGAGATGTTTTTTGGTTTCCTAAACAATGACGGTAAACAATGCCACATGTTTTGCCGATGAAAATAATGTCGGGATAAGATTTTATTCTTATCTTAGAGTGAAATCTCTGACAAAAATTTCTTCTCTAACCTGGACGAATTTACTGTTTTAATCTTACGACCTCAGGTAATTACATATGTATGATTTAAGAACCTTTGTCGAGTGTAACAGCCCACAATACGCATATCAATGTCTGTTTTCCGCCCTCACAGTTTGTTCATGGATTCCCAACCTAAAATGCGTCTCATTATGGAGAGATGTATTTGCACATATAAAACACACCATTTCCCTCGTTGAGCGATGTAGGATCTCACAATTTACACCCCCTTAAAGGGTCTAACATCCTTGTCTGCACATTTTCGACCGATGAGTGGTTCTAATGTATACCATTTGCAACAGCTTATGAATATAGCGAATACTATCCGTTTTAGGCCTGCCCTCATGGTTTTGTTCTTGGGTTCCCAACCCAAAACACGTTTCACTATTAGAGGGAGGGGTGTTTGCACATATAAAGCCAGTGCTCTAAAAAGCGGCGCCCAGGTTCTATGCAGCAACAAAACGCCTAGTTTTTTGACAATTTGGGAACCCCCTCAAAGAAGGGAGCTAAAGAAGGTGGCCAGCTATTGTATTATCATTTGTTCACTTATGAAAGATCGATAATCATAAGCTCTAGCTAGCAATCCTTGTCCTTATCTTTGTTTAACAAAACCTAGAAAATTTAATGTTCATGGATATAATTATAAATTGGTTTGTGTTATTCACACACCCTATTATGTTATTCATACACCCCATCTATGATAAGAGCCAATCATGAAACATATTCAAGTGGGGAAATTGTAAATAAAACTGGAATGTGTGGATAGAAAAATTGATAGGTTTTGTTAATAACATAAAATTGTGTGTTAAAAACATGAACCTTTTTCAATACTATATTTCATAATATTTCAAATACAGGCCGGCTTTGGAAACGGGTAGAGGCCCAAACCGATTTTCAACCGACCCGCCTCTATCCTTATAAATCCCAAATCGTTTCCATAAATCAGAATTGAAATTCCCTTGGACCTGAAAAAGAGGGTTCCAAATTCCAGTCTAGGTATCCGTCACCGTCTCTGCTCGCTCGTTAAACATGTCCGGCGAAGAGGAAGAGAACGCCGCCGAGCTCAAAATCGGAGACGGTAAACTGTCCTCTCCTTTATTTCCAGATATGTAATTGTATAGATCGGTAATTATTGAGAAAGGTCTGGGTTTTTTGGGCAGAGTTTCTCAAGGCCAAGTGTTTGATGAACTGCGAGGTTTCTCTGATTCTTGAGCACAAGTTCGAGCAGCTTCAGCAGATGTCTGATGATCCCAGGAACCAAGTCTCCCAGTGAGTAATTGATCGGCTTTTTGGGTTTCAATCTTTGTGAAAGTTGCGAGCTTGATCAGTATTTTGAGATAGAGAAAATTGTTAATAATCTGTAACCCTATAATGGTTTGAACTGTTTTGTTTGTTAAGGAAATCTGATTAGGGTTTTGATTGGTTTTTGGTGTTTGTGTTACTTTTTGTAGGGTGTTTGAGAAGTCTCTACAGTATGTGAAGCGATTTAGCCGGTATAAGAATGCTGATGCTGTGAAGCAAGTGAGAGAGTATCCTTTTTCGGACTTGGATGTTGTTCAAGTTAGTTCATGGATATGCATGTTTCTTCTTCATTCATACACATGTACATTGCCCTAGCTTTTATATGCTATACTCGAAATTTTTCATGCTAGGGCATTGCAAGTTGCAATTAAGTTTTGTGTAGCATGCTTCTGGGGTTTGTGGGGTTTGGTTTTGTTTGGTTTTTCAATCAAGCCTGCAATTCCAACTTTAGAGGGAAGGATTTGTTCATGTGCTATTATACCTACGTTTTGATGTGTAGAGCTTAGGTAGCCCACTCATTTGCTTAGGGTGTACTAGCGATTACCAGATGGTTGGTTTTGTTAGTTACACTCTGAAACAGTAATTTCGTTATTCTGCTCTTCAAAATTTTGTTCTATCTGCTTCATGTGCTTTAGGAGTTGAACCTTAACTTAAATTCGAAATTCAGAATCCTCAGTAGATATCAGTTGACTGAGTTTGAGGTAATTGCCCAATCATATACAGTTAACTCTTGAGAACCTTTTCTTTCCATTTATAGCACAAGAATGTTATAAAATGTTGGATTGCTATCTGTTGTGCAGCTTTGTGTGCTTGGGAATCTCTGCCCTGAAACTGTTGAGGAGGCCATTGCTATGGTACCATCTATAAAGGTATGACTTGCTCCTATCACATTTTGTATGGTGTTTGTGATAATGATGGTGGGGAACTTGGGATATATGATAGTGTACATTTCTTATGTTAGTGAATGATGTAAGAAATGGTGTTTTAGCTGCATTGGTTAGAACATATGACTAGCATTCATGTTGGAAAAGAACAATTCTGAAGAACTGATTGTTTTTGGACAGTAAGGCAATCAGTATAGTACTGCAGTTTCAAAAACTACAGAATGAATCTTATTGATTTGGTTAAAAGTTTGAAAAAGAAAAAAACAAGTAGGGGGAGGGAAGGATACAATTAGATA encodes:
- the LOC101311908 gene encoding uncharacterized protein At5g64816-like, which translates into the protein MVDAWWSLLAAIPAVVAGQAYRVKKRRTEEQRLKSARGREKSSDEIFVCERVCTSKRMLKKVGAFSKDPIPDTCVTVCGVSELDACADACARTVCVNQHQVPNWNDICLRRCQSECLKLSTSSSS
- the LOC101312195 gene encoding DNA-directed RNA polymerase II subunit RPB4-like; its protein translation is MSGEEEENAAELKIGDEFLKAKCLMNCEVSLILEHKFEQLQQMSDDPRNQVSQVFEKSLQYVKRFSRYKNADAVKQVREILSRYQLTEFELCVLGNLCPETVEEAIAMVPSIKAKGRVHDDEVIDKMLNDIAMIKKFD